The window gaaatgtgtcctctgtttttaaccatcaccctgagtgagcagtgggcggccatgacaggcgcccggggagcagtgtgtggggacggtgctttgctcagtggcacctcagtggcaccttggtatctcaggattcgaactggcaaccttctgattatggggccgcttccttaaccgccccATTTTGATTTAGTGATGACAAtaggattcttcaaaatggctccatcttagcctaggtgcatccaaacgtttgactggtcaTCATGCCGCTCTCTAATGTAAGTCTGAACGGAGCAGACTAATGTGCTGAAGCGCCGGCCCTCCCTGAACTCACATTTCCCATAATGTTCCATTAACAGTCACCTATTGATTATTCTGCTGCTACAATGAGGCACTGTTCCATAATGCCCACTGGACGTGTACATCTGTCTTCACGGCCCTCTGACCCATCGTCCCCTTCTGTCTGCAAGTGTCTGTATTTCGTCCCATTCTAACAACCAGCACAGTGGCTGCTTGCTCAATtgagcaagagagagaagcAAATCGGCTCTTCGGGGTCTGAATCGGTCATAAATTtcgttgatgaaaacaacactactagCAGCAGTCACGTCCGTGGCCTGACGGGTagaggaagcgcagaagcaggacatactgggaacaatgatttattaataataacacaaaggAACACGGCACGAGGGCCAGAACAAAGGGAACAAACgaaaacccgcaggcgtgtggtgattgccagaactgaaaacgaCTACACGCACGAGCCGCATGGTCCACGCATGGTGTCGCGGCGGGACAACAGGTCCTTGtaacagggctccagccatgaaCGCCTGATCAGCTgcacctgtccatggctggagcccagcgggtaagacactcgcctatgaaccagaagaccggaagaccacaaagtcacaggttcaaacaggTTGTCTGgggccaagcgggtaaggaagcggaaccctgtaatcagaaggttgccggttcgaatcccggtccgccaaggtgcaactgaggtgccactgagcaaagcaccgtccccacacactgctccccgggcgcctgtcatggctgcccactgctcactcagggtgatggttaaaagcaatttcgggattaataaagtataaataaaaacaaataaataaatatattgtgtctccagggggactgcccTCCCGGGGGACAAGTTGCTGTGGATAttggcgtctcataaatgccgcaaatgtaaatgaacgaGGAGCTCACCTTGAGGATGACGGTGCGCTCGGGTGTTTGGATGAGGAAGGATCCCTCCTCTCCCTGCAGCGGGTAGCTGAAGGTGGCGCTGGTGAGCCCCACGCACCCCAGGGGGGCCACGTCCTGCGCGGTGCGGTAGTAGTACAGCTGGCTCTTCTGCTCCTCGTAGGTGAACCATCGGCTCTTCCAGATCTTCAGCGGGCCCCCCTGCTTGCACAGGTACCCGCAGAGCTTGGCCCCAGGATCGGGCGGGGCGTGGCTGTTGCCCGTTGGCATCTCCGCCTGCTGGCTACCTCCATCACACTGGCCGCCATTTGGCTGGGCCGTGATAGCATCACACGGTCCCGGGGGATGTGGGTCTGACGTTTCCTCCCTTCCCTCGCTGGGATTTCCTCCCTGGTCGCCTCCCTCCATCGCACTGGCGAGGGGAAGCCCCAAAAAACGAACACAAAGAACTGAAACAATGCCGCACGGCAAAATAACGAGGATCTTCGTCCGGAACTGGAAGGCGATGTAATAGGAAGCATGTTACGCATCGATTATAAACCATGAACAAGCCATGTGTGGGATAACGTCATGGTCGTGTGGTAATAGCCACCCCGCCTATACGAACCAGGTGACCCCCAaagttcaagccccacttacgaGCACTGAGTGAGAAACCATGAGTCGCTCCGCTTTAGGGCGTCGGCCAAATGCCATGAATGCAAATTTAAACAACTTccatacatttaatttttatacAGTACTGTACAAAAGGTACAAAaccaagcaattttgttaacatAACCCCTCTCTGGGCAGCAGCACAATTTTGCTCTCCATCTGTAGGCTTTTTGCTtgcaggagatcattcattagtttaaaaagttacacccagttcttctaccaCTTTTCACCTTTAATTCGTTTCACTgctgcctaaaacttttgcgCAGTGCTGTGCCAAAATCGCAACCAATCGAGAGCCGACCCGAAAAACCCGATCCTCCGGAACAATGACATGAAACCCGGACAGAGACGCGAGCGGGACCTCACCCCCGAGTTCCCGGCAAAACCGGGTCCCGTTCCCGCGCCGCGGCTGCCGCTTTCGCGGGAGCGCACTTCCTCCTCCCGCCGAGCCACCCAGCGAGGTGACAGCGCGTAGGGGCGCCCGTCCCTCGGCCACCCAGCGAGGTGACGGCGCCCGTCCTCCGGAGTCCCGGGCTCTGGTTGCTCAAGCGCTGACGCCGAACGCGCGAATCAGGTTCCGGCGTCAGCCGACCAGCCCTGGGCAGTTTATGCATTCAAATCACTCTCATAATCGCATTATTATATCGACAGTTTTATTTTCAATGCCATTTGACTAAAGTAttttcacaaatacacaaacagatATATAGCACAttatagcaacaaaaaaaagttatagcaaaaaaaaaggttatagcaaaaaaataataataataatttttttgtccaaaataaacaaaactgcgtgtgtgtctgtgtgtgtgagacacagttttatttattggagAAAAAGGCCACACACACGTATACTTTTTttgccaaaataaataaaactgtgccTATTTGTTTCTGAAGGGTGCACGTCCTACATTCTAATAAGTGCAATTTATCCACAGTAAAATATTTGAAGGAAACCAGCGTTTTATTCAACTGCATGCTCAGAATAGCAGCCTGccgtgtttatatatttttttcattgtaaagtTTGCAcgattaaatgtaaaatttacacTTTTAATTGCCTTGGCTGCGGATCAACGATTAAGTAATAATTTTTACCGCACCTTGTACCCTGCACCTCCAGCTCGAATTCACGTCGTGGGGTCGGAATGTGCGGAGATCCCGactttttattatcattttatttctaaccctcctcctcctgtacGACAGGGGGCGCTGACGTTTCTCGTTTTGCGTCGgtcgggtcagaggtcagcgggAGGGCGGCGCTGACGGCGCGCGTGTTGTGTGCAGCTCTGGCGTGAGCTCATGGGCGCCAGAcgttgtttttcttttggattctatatatatttctatacatatatatatatatatatatttttttttttgcccaggtTGGAGGGATAATTTAAGGTACCGCTGAACGTGAATGCGACTGCGTGGCAGCTCTAACTTCCCCGTGAACTAGATGGCCGTTGTTGTTCACATACGATCGTTCTCCCGACGTGCTGCACCTGAGTATTCCactcattatttacattttacatttacagcgttttaccagacgcccttatgcagggcgacttacaatcagtagttacagggacaagtcccccctggagacacttgagagttaattgtcttgctcagggacacgatggtagtaaacgggatttgaacctgggtcttctggttcatgggcgagtgagTAGAATAATCCGGCAACGCTTTTTAAAAGTCAGCGTGTCTGAttcctgctgctgaaatgtCCGGTGGATGTTAGTGGGAGCGTCAGCTGTAATAAGTGAGGCTGCCGACTTCTCCAGAAATCTTGGGAATGAAAGTTTGGGGTTCGAGGCGTTTTCACGCCACAGAACAGGGGAGGTTAGCGGaactttttacataaaaaagcaAACGATGTTTTTAAACAGTAAGCAGAATGAAGAAACTACATTAGTTACAGCGTTTGAACAATATGTCCATAAAATAAAGGCAGAGAATTTCTTAAGttcgattgatggtcatttaaaatgcagcagGAGACCGATTTTAAGGTAGATTTCCGGCTGCTGTTTATGTTCTGTCAGGCCACGACCATGCTTCTAAAATGAAATCCGCCTTCTGTGTGGTGATGCCTTGTCCGTTCGCCCCCATCCACACCTCTCTCTGTCTTGTATAAATAACCTTAGTATTAAATTTAAGTGTCATATTGTCTGACCCTGCCTGAAATTGACCCTGACTCCTGTTGCTGTAGATGAGGAACCTAAAGTTGCTGAAGCATCTGCACTCCTCTGGGATACAGGGGCCGGGTTCCCCTCAGTGTTTCTCGGTCCGCACAGATTCCGGCACCGTACTCGCGTCCACCGAGTGCTGCGTCATCGAGTACGACCCAAGGACCGGACAGGTATGCCGCACAGGGATTCTATCAACCGCAGTGAAGTTCGCAACGAGTTCGACAGGAACTCTACTGGAACCTAGAAATCTCAGCTTTCTCAAAATTATGTATGTCTGtggatttacacacacacacacacacgttggtttttcaattgctaCAGCCAATAAATAGTGAAAAAGAATCTTGGTGCGCTTTTGACAatgcaatgtttcaaaataaaagcctaaCCCTGTTATGTAactgtgaaagtgcatgatgtacaggcatttacacatgtagtttgaccccaagctgaaaggcatgatattaatgtaaattaaattattccatgcttttccatttggaactttcATTTTGAATCGTTACATACCATCAAAAGCGCAACAAGTGCTTTAAATTGGAAGAGCggattatttagcattttcccAATTTATCGGCTGCAGCTTTTgaaaaaacgtgtgtgtgtataagttcacagacatacgtggctttgtgaaagtggagagtTCTAGGTTTTGGTTTAGTGagtaagaggaaaaaaaggtttgtgaATATCGGTtgaatacagaactcactgctaactttactgagGTATTGTGAGGTGCAGGACCAGTTGCAGTGCTCCAGAGTGCTTGTATGATGAGCAGTGAGCCGAGTGTGATTCTTATCAGGTGGTGACTGAGGTACCACTCACAGCAGAAGGTTATCTTCCCGAGGATGGCAGCGGGCTTGTGGTGGGCATTCAGGACTTACCGGACCAGGAGTCCGCCTGCGTGGCCACTTCCAGCGGCGACGTCATTCTGTATAACTTCAACACACACCAGGTAAAATCTGATCATGCTCAAAGAAGTATATCCAGGGTTGCCAGGTGTGGACAGTTGGATGGTGTTAGATTCTCAATTTTTAAGCCTCTCTGAACTTCTCTCAACTTTCCCCACTCAATTGATTCAGTGGACGTGAAggttttcagccaatcagcaagaAAACATTGCTGATAACATTGTAACATACTGGCCTGATGTTATCTGCAGTTGGTCTAGTAAGAGCCCATCTACAGTCGGTTTCTTGTGTGAGTTGGCAACCCCGTAAATTTACATTAACGgcattatcagacgcccttaatcagattgacttacaatcagtagttacagggacagccccccacAGTGTTGGGGGGctgtcagggttaagtgtcttgctcagggacacaatggtagtaagtgcggtttgaaactgaatttgtggtcttctgcttcataggcgagtgtaatATATGTCTATCAAGGTGATCTGGCTGCGACGTtacaataaagaaagaaataatctGTCTGTGCCCTGTGCTAGTTGGAGTGTGTGGGTAGTGTAGACAGTGGCCTCACCAGCATGAACTGGAGTCCTGATCAGGAGCTGGTCATTTTAACTACAGGTTAGTTTATTTTGTCCAATATCAGTACCTAAATATCTCTATGTCAGCAGCTCATGAACGACTTTGCTGCATCGTCTCTTCTAGGCCAGGACAGCATCATCATGATGACCAAAGACTTTGATCCAATCACCGAAGTTCAAATCCACCAAGATCACTTTGGGGAAGGTAATTGTGGTTTTGATGGTGTTGACGTTAACACTTCCATTAAAAATCTTGCCATATATACAGCATGATCCCGTCTGCGTTCAGTAAGCAGAGTGCGTCTGTCCCAGTGTGTTTATGGACATCTTTTGCTTCTGTAGGAAAATTTATCACAGTTGGTTGGGGGAAAAAGGAAACACAGTTCCATGGCTCAGAGGGTAAACAGGCAGCCCAGAAAAAGAATATTGTGAGTATTTGTGATGTGAGAGCACTATTATGCACTTGTTTTATGGCACGTTGTATTCTGGACCTTAAAGGTTCCATATCaagaaattttcactttgtgagattatttaacattaattcgagttcctctagcctgtctatagtcctgcagtggctagaaatgactATACGTGTAAAGAGCGTTTTGATCATTGTGCTtcacagctcagatggtcggatctggaattttttttacttatgtcGTCgtaagggaaaggttacctcacgtttttcatgcttttttcgcctcccctaaaacattatctccaccaactgtcatggcttgtaaatgtgcaaagcatttcaGTTGGTcatgattggatgtaaaaatgagcacacaagtatatatttatttattttagcttTGCCTcacgagactctgaagatccagtgggttaattttattttctctgtaaaaaATGGCAACACGACCGTGTCCTGTCTGTGCcaatgtggttggtgaatggtgttgatcaTGTAATTTCAGCAAATGTCCCCTCACTTTCATTGGCCGATCTCTTCCTTgttccgcctctctcctcctcattagcatttaaagctacagagaccaaaacggcgcatcctggtgAAATCTCATTGAGGGACTGGTTaaaagtgactgtaattctgcatcacgGCTGAtgtagtattaggggaccactaagaccgatataagcaaaaaaaaaaatatatatattaatgtcaGGGAGCCTTTAATTTCCCTTGCTGACttttccttctctgtctgtctctcacaggAAGTGCAGCCAGCGGTTGCATGGGATGACCGCAAACCTCGTGTCACGTGGCGGGGCGATGGGCAGCTGTTTGCTGTGAGTGCCATCTGCCCTATGAGCGGTATGGATCgaacactctctcacacacacagtttacatACAACCACTCATGAGTGGTGCAAAGTCAGACGCAGAGACACAATAACCCATGTTGTGCACTGAGACAGTGTACAAATTAAACAGTTACATGCAGAGCCAAAACAGGATCactgaatgaatttttttttcacttttattataaCCCTGAAATACGATAACCCTGAAAACCCCATTCTTACGATTGACCTTCATAGTCGTCgctgtgctttttttgtgtgtattcaggTGCAAGGAAGGTGCGTGTTTGGAACAGAGAGTGCGTGCTGCAGGCCACAAGTGAGGCTGTGAATGGACTTGAGCAGGCTCTCTGCTGGAAGtgagacaacacacacacacacaatatctatTGTGAGGGCACACATTCTAACACCAGTGAGAAGATACTCAACTGGTTAAAGATCAAACCCGGACATTGTTTACCAGAAAGTGAAAGTTTATTAAGTCGAAAGGGGACCTTGTCTTTTATTTCTCAGGCCATCTGGTAGCCTGATCGCCTCCACCCAGCGACATCTTAACAAGCACAGTGTTGTCTTCATGGAAAAAAATGGGCTCCTCCATGGAGATTTTACTCTCCCACTCGCCAAAGACCAGGCCAAGGTCTGTAATGCaggttcagacattttttttgtgacaatGAGGAAAATTTGTACATGCTACAAGTGCAAATTGTAGTATGTGCTaatagtgtgttgtgtgtgtgtgtgtgtgtgtgtaaaggtaAAAGATCTCTTATGGAACTCTGACTCCACTGTTCTGGCTGTTTGGCTGGAAGACCTGAATGCTGGAGAGGACGGCCTcatcagcacacacagtgagctaataaacacacacacaaaccctgaGCGCCACCCCCGCCAGCATCTACTGAATTCTTATTCATAGCTTCTTTTGCCTTCAGTCCAGCTGTGGAGCGTAGGAAACTACCACTGGTATCTGAAGCAGAGCATGTCGTTTGGCCGGGGGCCACAGGCGGCGCCTGCATGTGTGAGTTGGGACCCGGAGCGTCCCCTGCGACTGCACCTGCTCACCAGCGGCTGGACAAGCCACACCTACGACTGGTGTTTGACCACCGACCGCAGCCAGGGAGATGATCCCCATGACAACGCTAACGTAGCGGTGATCGATGGAGGTGCGGACCAGTCAGACGGGATGCCACCTGTTCTGCTCAACTTCATAATTGTGCaattaacacaattaaaataacaaaattgtTAGATTGCTATTGATGGTATTAAACGCATTAAACAAAGGGATCAtttaccccccctcccccaattTGATGGTGGGGATCAGTTTAAAACAGGCAGAtggggcctagtgggtaaccaaaAAGTTGctagttcaaatcccgaaccaccaaagtgccactgaggttcccttgatcaaggtaccgtccccacacagcaAATGACTCTAACATCCGGTCCATTGAGTTTGAGTGTCTGATTGTCTGTCTCAAACAGACAAGGTTCTGGTCACCGCTTTCCGGCAGTGTGTTGTGCCTCCACCGATGTGCGCTTTTGAGTTGAAGCTGCCAGCTCCGGTCAACCTGGTTACCTTCTGCTCTGAGCCCGGCAGGACCAATGATTTGGCTGCACTGACTGCAGATGGACGTGTCTTCATCTACTTCCAAGGTGGGGGGTCACAAGAGGCAACAAATTTAGTAGTGTTCTTACAGACAAACATTCTGAATGGATTTTGCAAAGTAAACGTTCGACTGTCCAGAAAAAGAATGTTTAAGGAAAATATATTGCAGAAATATATTGCTTTTAGATTCTAAAGTTATTTGATTGACTCCATTGTTTTGCTTTGGTCTCTACAGACACAGAAGCGCAGAAGCGTACAACTGATGCAGCTGGTTTTAGAGTCATCACATGCGCTCCAGAACTGAAGCACACTTACCGGTACACCCACTTACGCGTGCTTTTGTTGACCCTGCTATACATAAGGAACAGTGTGGTGgtgttaatgaaattatgtgtgtgtttgtttgtgcagCATTACGCAGGCCCACTCAGAGCCCCTTGCCCTGCGATTGGTGCTTTGGCTCAAAGACCAGACATTCCTGTGCGTGTGCAGTGACGAGAAGCCCGGTCATTCAGAGCTGCTCTTACTGAAGCCCTCAGAGTCTGACAGCATGCTGGAGATCAGGTAAAAGCCTGTTCACTAGTGACATAAACAGATAGAACCAATAAGGGATTGCTTGCTAGTTGTCtaatcttggagaggaggagctAACTACCAACCCAATTCTTTTTGttggtatgtaattatttctgacacctaGGGGATGAATTTGAGAAGCAGTGGGCATCTAAATGTTCTCACTTGGATATCCTGTCAGTGTGGTGTTTGGAAAATCAGCATTTTGCCATATTTTAATACTCCATTTAAGGTCAGGTACAGCTGGAATGTCTTGCTGTGTGATGCTGACTTAATGGAAACGTCTGTTTCCGAAATATTGCCCAGTGAGAATGTACAGTGGCATGTTAATGGAAGATCGGTGTTGTGGAAATGGGCGTGTGTTGCCTGCAGCCTGCTAGAAACCACCTCACTGAGACTGCTTCTCTCTGCAGCACCCGAGTCTGTGTggagggtcatgtgaccagcatGTGCCGCAGCAGGCAGAGCAACCTGGTAGCACTTCAGCTGGAGGAGGGACAGATAAGGAGGGTTCTCTGGGGTTGGTTGATAgtctctctcatttttttttgtctgtcatctatatatctatcagtcagttgttttaaattattattattttttatttgaatttccCAGACTCACCAGAGCTGGCTGTAATACACTGGCTTGACAGTAGGGGCAGCAGTGTGAACTTCCCTCAGCCGTGTGTACATACAGCCCTGTGCTCCATTTCAGGAGAGGTAATGTGGCCACTTATGGTCTCATGCAGCACCCGTCACTCTCTGCCATCCACTCACATTTTCTGTCCCTACTCTACCATCCAATTTTTCACCAGGAGCATCTGCTGGGTCTAACTAAAAGGTCTCGTCTATATCTAGGTGACACCGAGGTGAGTGCTACTGCAgttacttttaaaaatgtgaaataaggcATCTCAGGTCTAATTTAGCATTTTCTCCATTTGTAGCTGGCCTCTAATGTGTCATCTTTTGTGGTTTATGATGACTTCCTGCTGCTCACTACGCACTCGCACACGTGCAGGTGTCTGCGTCTGAGCACACTGTCCATCAAAGGTGAGTGTGCATTGGTTTGTGGTCGAAGGGCTGAGTGTGACCTCCTCACGCTGTCATCCTTCATTCACAGGGCTGGTGGCAGCACTAAGTTCGGATGGGGGTCAGAACGACGAGACTGTACGCAGGGTGGAGAGGGGCTCCCGCATCGTTACCGTGGTTCCCCACGACACTCGCCTCATTCTGCAGGTCAGACCCTGTCTCCCTGTTGCTATGTTGTGCATGTTCTAATTATACTCTGACGCTGTTGTGCTGATATTGCatgtttatattgtgtgtgtgcttttgtgttatTCAGATGCCTCGTGGAAATCTAGAGACCATCAGTCACAGGGCCCTTGTGCTTGCACAACTACGAAAGTGGCTTGACGGGTAGAAAAGTACACACACagcgctctctctcacactcatactcactctacacacaatactggggcagtggtggcctagtggttaaggaagcggccccgtaatcataaggttgccggtccacccgatccaccatggtgccactgagcaaagcaccgtccccacacactgctccccgggcgcctatcatggctgcccactgctcaccaagggtgatggttaaaagcagaggacacatttcgttgtgtcatcgtgtgctgtgctgcagtgtctcacaaagacaatcacttcactttcactacaggcACCATATTTGTCTTGAAAATAGTTCAAGTTATGTGAGGTTATTTAGTCTCCACTAACATATaaatgcagaaacacacacaccaggattCCTGTATCTCTTACGCTAATTGCTGACATTAATTCCAGTAAGATGCTGCTTTTCTCATCCCCAGGCTGAGATTCAAGGAAGCATTTGAGTGCATGAGGAAACTCCGGATCAATCTCAATCTCATCTATGACCACAACCctaaagtgagtgtgtgtgtgtgtgtgtttgtgtgtgtgtgtacgcttACATCTGCTGATTCTTTGCTTTGTCTTATTAGCTTTTTCTGGAGAACGTGGAGGTTTTTCTGCAGCAGGTCAATTCCATCAATCACATCAACCTGTTCCTCACAGAGCTTAAGTGAGTCTTGAGTTGGCACATCACCCATGTTTCACTTTCCTTAGATGCAGGATTGTAGAagcctagcggctaacacacttgcctgtatGAACCAGACAATTACAAaatcacaggtttaaaccccacttgctaccattgtgtccctgagcaagacacttaaccctgagtgtctcttgggggggactgtccctgttaatactgattgtaagtcgatctggataaatTTGAGAGGTGTTTGGACTGTAATATGAATATGTTGTGATTATTTGTTAATTTCAGAGAAGATGACACCACGCAGACAATGTACCCCTGTACATCAAAGCCAGCCTCTCACTCTGGCCCTGGTGTTTCTGGGAAAAAAGTGGATATTGTGTGCAATGCATTGCGCACAACCATGGAGATCCTGGATGCACAGAAGTACGTTTCACGCAAGTCAACTGCGACTTCATAtattagcattttatttaaaatgtatttatttggctgAATAACACATATACTGTGATTTATAATTACATGTTATATATCACTATGCAAAAGCTAATGTCATATACCCTTTGTAGGTACTGCTTATGTATTCTTACAGCCCATGTGAAGAAAACTGTCCCAGAACTGGAGATAGCCCTGCAAAAGGTCCACGATCTGAGAGGTAAGAAAGACCTAGACCtagcattcatatttttataaattagtCACGGGTCTATCATTAATTATATAGATATTATTAGACAAGTGACATTTCTTTGTAACATCGAGATCAGAGGAATTCCCATTCAGACATTTCAATAACTGAAGTCCATACatcctttggaaaaaaaatattataaaagtaGATAATTCTGTGTCCCACCAGTAAACCCTCCAAGTTCAGCTGGTGTCAGTGCAGAAGAGGCACTGAAGTATTTGGTGTTCCTGGTGAACGTTAATGAGCTTTATGAACACTCTTTGGGCACCTACGACTTTGACCTTGTGCTCATGGTGGCTGAAAAATCGCAGAAGGTGAGTTTGCCTCATAATTCCAGTTGATGCTCTTTAGTTGTTGATGTTCTTAttctcactttttaaaaaaaattgtatccTCTCCAGGACCCAAAGGAATACTTGCCCTTTCTAAATATGCTGAAGGCCCTGGAGACAAACTACCAGCGCTACACTATCGACAAATACCTCAAGAGGTACAAGAAGGCCCTGCATCACCTGAGCAAGTGTGGTGAGTGAATATACACCatcaaaaattaaaacatgcCTGTCTGTGTTTAAACTTTGTTTTCCCGGTTCTCCTTTACAGGGGAGGAGCACTTCA of the Denticeps clupeoides chromosome 18, fDenClu1.1, whole genome shotgun sequence genome contains:
- the elp1 gene encoding elongator complex protein 1, giving the protein MRNLKLLKHLHSSGIQGPGSPQCFSVRTDSGTVLASTECCVIEYDPRTGQVVTEVPLTAEGYLPEDGSGLVVGIQDLPDQESACVATSSGDVILYNFNTHQLECVGSVDSGLTSMNWSPDQELVILTTGQDSIIMMTKDFDPITEVQIHQDHFGEGKFITVGWGKKETQFHGSEGKQAAQKKNIEVQPAVAWDDRKPRVTWRGDGQLFAVSAICPMSGARKVRVWNRECVLQATSEAVNGLEQALCWKPSGSLIASTQRHLNKHSVVFMEKNGLLHGDFTLPLAKDQAKVKDLLWNSDSTVLAVWLEDLNAGEDGLISTHIQLWSVGNYHWYLKQSMSFGRGPQAAPACVSWDPERPLRLHLLTSGWTSHTYDWCLTTDRSQGDDPHDNANVAVIDGDKVLVTAFRQCVVPPPMCAFELKLPAPVNLVTFCSEPGRTNDLAALTADGRVFIYFQDTEAQKRTTDAAGFRVITCAPELKHTYRITQAHSEPLALRLVLWLKDQTFLCVCSDEKPGHSELLLLKPSESDSMLEISTRVCVEGHVTSMCRSRQSNLVALQLEEGQIRRVLWDSPELAVIHWLDSRGSSVNFPQPCVHTALCSISGEEHLLGLTKRSRLYLGDTELASNVSSFVVYDDFLLLTTHSHTCRCLRLSTLSIKGLVAALSSDGGQNDETVRRVERGSRIVTVVPHDTRLILQMPRGNLETISHRALVLAQLRKWLDGLRFKEAFECMRKLRINLNLIYDHNPKLFLENVEVFLQQVNSINHINLFLTELKEDDTTQTMYPCTSKPASHSGPGVSGKKVDIVCNALRTTMEILDAQKYCLCILTAHVKKTVPELEIALQKVHDLRVNPPSSAGVSAEEALKYLVFLVNVNELYEHSLGTYDFDLVLMVAEKSQKDPKEYLPFLNMLKALETNYQRYTIDKYLKRYKKALHHLSKCGEEHFTEVLNLVRDQRLFSEALDLYPSDSSQYKLLSVAYAEHLVEQSQPEQAGLLLWRCGELPRALQAFVGGASWRYALSVATQIPVPPDQLALLARDLADKLIEQRRHTEASVLLEQYGKDCEEAISTLITGAAWDEALRLVYLYNRQDIIETNLKPALLEAHSTQTSFLEAQKALFSRHQVRLAVVRELKEKARLEMLDEDGPDCGDAELYSEASSALTGSRLGSRYSHSNSRISSRSSKNRRKAEGKKLSLKEGSPFEDVALLHALSQIIQISDKMREEVHSLLEALVLFHYDAQAGALQREYSELLQLMETSVPLIWHEGLQQGHTPITGPNSTANSITASFQQQRGSSAPQQDAEFFTPPKMRSAVKWKLWVLK